In one Carassius auratus strain Wakin unplaced genomic scaffold, ASM336829v1 scaf_tig00008539, whole genome shotgun sequence genomic region, the following are encoded:
- the LOC113072081 gene encoding rho-related GTP-binding protein RhoA-D, translated as MAAIRKKLVIVGDGACGKTCLLIVFSKDQFPEVYVPTVFENYIADIEVDSKQVELALWDTAGQEDYDRLRPLSYPDTDVILMCFSIDSPDSLENIPEKWTPEVKHFCPNVPIILVGNKKDLRNDEHTRRELIKMKQEPVKPEEGRDMANRISAFGYLECSAKTKDGVREVFEMATRAALQVRKRKKRGGCLLL; from the exons ATGGCTGCTATCCGTAAGAAGCTGGTGATTGTGGGAGATGGAGCCTGTGGGAAAACCTGCTTGCTGATTGTGTTCAGTAAAGATCAGTTCCCCGAGGTCTACGTGCCTACTGTGTTTGAAAACTACATCGCTGATATAGAGGTGGACAGCAAACAG gtggaGTTGGCTCTATGGGACACAGCTGGTCAGGAAGACTATGATCGGTTGAGGCCATTGTCCTATCCAGACACAGATGTTATTCTGATGTGTTTCTCTATAGACAGTCCAGATAGTTTAG AAAATATTCCAGAGAAATGGACGCCAGAGGTAAAACATTTCTGTCCCAACGTTCCCATCATCCTCGTGGGCAATAAAAAGGACCTGCGGAATGATGAACACACACGCAGGGAGCTGATTAAGATGAAACAG GAACCTGTAAAACCAGAGGAGGGCCGTGACATGGCTAACCGGATCAGTGCATTTGGATATTTAGAGTGTTCGGCTAAAACGAAGGACGGAGTGCGGGAGGTGTTTGAGATGGCCACCAGGGCGGCACTGCAGGTCCGCAAGCGCAAGAAGAGAGGCGGCTGCCTGCTGTTATGA